A part of Halodesulfovibrio marinisediminis DSM 17456 genomic DNA contains:
- a CDS encoding OmpA family protein → MVRYCKVLLVCFLCATMFGCTSLHTQQQKGTAYGAGIGAGVGAIVGQAIGKDTKGTLIGAGIGALVGGLAGNQIGRYMDMQEQDLRNAIAASEAASVRREQDVLRATFKGEAYFDFDKSTLKPGAYYELRRIADVLNKYPQTTIEVGGHTDTRGSASYNQKLSERRAMAVKDELIRNGVAPHRIRAVGYGETRPISSSDSVNRRVEILIVPIQQG, encoded by the coding sequence ATGGTTCGATATTGTAAAGTGCTGTTGGTGTGCTTTTTGTGTGCGACTATGTTTGGGTGCACAAGTTTACATACGCAACAACAAAAGGGCACAGCTTATGGAGCTGGTATTGGCGCCGGTGTTGGTGCTATTGTAGGACAAGCAATTGGCAAGGATACAAAGGGTACTCTTATTGGTGCCGGTATTGGTGCCTTAGTTGGTGGTTTGGCTGGTAACCAGATTGGAAGATATATGGATATGCAGGAGCAGGATCTACGTAATGCCATTGCTGCTTCTGAAGCTGCCAGCGTGCGAAGAGAACAGGATGTGCTGCGTGCGACCTTTAAGGGAGAAGCGTATTTTGATTTTGATAAAAGCACGCTCAAACCCGGTGCTTATTATGAGTTAAGGCGGATAGCTGATGTTTTGAATAAATATCCGCAAACAACAATTGAAGTTGGTGGTCATACGGACACAAGGGGTTCTGCTTCTTACAACCAGAAACTGTCTGAACGTCGGGCAATGGCTGTAAAAGACGAACTGATTCGTAATGGAGTTGCTCCTCATAGAATTCGTGCTGTCGGTTATGGTGAGACTCGTCCAATATCCTCATCAGATTCTGTAAACCGCAGGGTTGAGATTCTTATAGTGCCTATACAGCAGGGCTAA
- a CDS encoding spermidine synthase produces MVFLYASTIFMSAFLLFLIQPIVGKMLLPLYGGAPAVWNTCMMFFQAVLLLGYAYVHLSIKWLGTLRQAKYHMILMGITVAVLPITIVYNTTPPADANPVLLLLGRLIVFVALPFFVISSSAPMLQSWFSKTNDPSSSDPYFLYSASNVGSLLALLGYPVIFEPLMGVIEQNRVWSYGYGLLIVMTLSCLIFLERRRRVENNKDSNSIAAEPAQQLSKPSGRQRAFWVLTSFIPSSMMLSVTTYITTNLAAIPLLWVLPLALYLVTFILVFARRQVLPHDFMVRIMPFVIIPLSPLFFFSLNNLELLLIPTHLLMFFVAAMVCHGELAKSRPNSRYLTEFYFWMSIGGVLGGVFNTLVAPVVFSRVVEYPITMFLACLMLPGVKLRQDTSSDKLLDVLLPLLLAVFVCAVFIGAQMIELGNWLTFLALFFVPAALSCFTFKTRPIRFALAFGVVLLSLGYFTDMYKGNQLYASRNFFGVKRVIANPARGIRYLYHGTTVHGSQFLDPTFQKQPLSYYHPSGPIGDVFAAYNRADLTQPIAVVGLGTGSVSSYATPQDHFVFYEIDPDVEKIARNTQYFNFLSGMKGSFEVVLGDARLALANAHAHEYGMIILDAFSSDAIPVHLLTKEALELYLTKIKTDGVLVFHISNRFLNLEPLMGELAKELGLVCLIRKDLSIKHEDQKLGKSPSVYVVMGRRGPVVNQLIHNAEWHKVTARQKIPIWTDKYSNLIDLLKW; encoded by the coding sequence ATGGTATTTCTTTATGCATCTACAATTTTTATGAGTGCTTTCCTCTTGTTCTTGATTCAACCGATTGTAGGTAAGATGCTCCTTCCGCTGTATGGTGGTGCGCCAGCGGTTTGGAATACCTGTATGATGTTTTTTCAGGCTGTATTGTTGCTGGGATATGCATACGTGCATTTATCGATTAAATGGCTCGGAACTCTCCGCCAAGCAAAATATCATATGATATTAATGGGTATTACAGTCGCGGTATTACCTATTACCATTGTATATAATACAACTCCTCCCGCAGACGCGAACCCCGTACTGTTACTTTTGGGACGTCTGATAGTGTTCGTTGCTCTGCCTTTTTTTGTCATTTCAAGCAGTGCTCCAATGCTCCAAAGTTGGTTTTCAAAAACGAATGATCCTTCTTCTAGTGATCCTTATTTTTTGTATTCTGCAAGTAACGTTGGAAGCTTACTAGCGCTGTTGGGCTATCCTGTTATATTCGAACCATTGATGGGGGTTATCGAACAAAACAGGGTTTGGAGTTATGGGTATGGTTTGCTCATTGTTATGACGTTGTCTTGCTTAATTTTCTTGGAACGTAGGCGGCGTGTTGAGAACAATAAGGATAGCAATTCAATAGCTGCGGAACCAGCGCAACAGCTTAGCAAACCATCTGGACGGCAGAGAGCCTTCTGGGTGCTTACTTCATTTATTCCTTCAAGCATGATGTTGAGCGTCACAACGTATATTACGACAAATCTTGCTGCCATTCCGCTTTTGTGGGTTTTGCCTCTAGCTTTGTACTTAGTAACATTCATATTGGTGTTTGCTAGAAGGCAAGTCTTACCTCACGATTTCATGGTTCGCATCATGCCTTTTGTGATTATTCCTCTTTCTCCTTTATTTTTCTTTTCGCTTAATAATCTGGAATTGTTACTTATCCCAACGCATCTCTTAATGTTTTTTGTTGCTGCCATGGTTTGTCATGGAGAGCTGGCAAAAAGCCGCCCAAATTCAAGGTACTTAACCGAATTTTATTTTTGGATGTCAATTGGCGGCGTCCTTGGCGGGGTGTTTAATACATTGGTTGCCCCTGTCGTTTTTAGTCGAGTCGTCGAATATCCCATAACAATGTTTCTCGCATGCCTGATGTTACCAGGTGTAAAATTAAGGCAAGATACCTCCTCAGATAAGCTGTTAGATGTTCTCTTACCGTTACTGCTAGCCGTTTTTGTTTGCGCAGTTTTCATTGGCGCGCAAATGATTGAGCTTGGTAATTGGTTAACTTTCCTTGCATTATTCTTTGTACCGGCTGCGTTAAGTTGTTTTACTTTTAAGACAAGACCCATTCGTTTTGCTTTGGCATTTGGGGTGGTGTTACTTTCACTTGGCTATTTCACGGATATGTATAAGGGGAACCAACTGTACGCTTCTCGTAACTTTTTTGGTGTAAAGCGTGTGATTGCTAACCCTGCAAGAGGGATACGCTACCTCTATCATGGAACGACGGTGCATGGTTCTCAGTTCCTCGACCCAACTTTTCAAAAACAGCCCCTTTCCTACTATCATCCTAGTGGACCTATTGGTGATGTGTTTGCAGCCTATAATAGGGCGGACTTAACTCAACCTATAGCCGTCGTTGGCCTTGGAACAGGTTCGGTTTCCAGTTATGCCACTCCTCAAGATCATTTTGTTTTTTACGAAATTGATCCTGATGTTGAAAAAATTGCTCGTAATACCCAGTACTTTAACTTTTTGTCAGGTATGAAAGGGAGTTTTGAGGTGGTTCTTGGGGATGCTCGGCTTGCGTTGGCCAATGCTCACGCCCATGAATATGGTATGATTATTTTGGATGCGTTCAGTTCTGATGCGATACCAGTGCACTTGCTGACCAAGGAAGCTCTTGAACTGTATTTGACTAAAATAAAGACGGACGGTGTGTTAGTATTCCACATTTCGAACCGTTTTCTAAATTTAGAACCGCTGATGGGGGAGCTTGCCAAAGAGCTTGGATTAGTTTGCTTAATAAGAAAGGACTTGAGCATCAAACATGAAGATCAAAAGCTTGGAAAATCTCCATCAGTATATGTAGTTATGGGACGAAGAGGGCCTGTTGTTAACCAACTAATTCATAACGCTGAGTGGCATAAGGTGACAGCTCGACAGAAAATTCCAATTTGGACTGACAAGTATTCAAATTTAATAGACTTACTGAAATGGTAA
- a CDS encoding helix-turn-helix domain-containing protein, with protein sequence MTQIPHISFRIKTNSKLEFEIVTLKELFSRQKYIQNDLKLPHRINFYHILFITKGTGTHHIDFTPYDLCKGSVLFIAPSQVHAFEINDALDGFLILFTEQFILKNLGQTDFASLARTYNYHSRSPLVEGTSADKKELLQTFKKIHDEFMQPADLATEEILRLQLKLLLLKVERITQTLPADSHDSDWSNLFTLFRRQVKNSYTETRNAADYAAMLNISYKHLNTICKAMAGKTAKEFIDTYVVLEIKRQLSMFTISTKELAFQIGFDEPTNLVKFFKKHTRYTPQQFKTAFLS encoded by the coding sequence ATGACACAAATCCCCCATATTTCTTTTCGCATAAAAACAAACTCAAAACTCGAATTTGAAATAGTCACGCTTAAGGAGCTATTTTCCAGACAAAAGTATATCCAGAACGACTTAAAACTGCCGCATCGGATTAACTTTTACCATATTTTATTCATAACGAAAGGAACGGGCACTCATCATATTGACTTTACACCCTATGATCTATGCAAAGGAAGTGTACTATTTATTGCGCCCAGCCAAGTTCACGCCTTTGAAATCAACGATGCTTTGGATGGATTCCTCATTCTGTTTACAGAGCAATTTATCCTGAAAAATCTAGGGCAAACTGATTTCGCATCACTCGCACGTACTTACAACTATCACTCCAGATCTCCACTCGTTGAAGGAACGAGTGCAGATAAAAAAGAACTTTTGCAGACGTTCAAAAAAATACATGACGAATTCATGCAACCCGCTGACCTTGCAACAGAAGAGATCCTGAGATTGCAGCTTAAACTTCTTCTTCTAAAAGTTGAACGCATAACCCAAACACTTCCAGCAGACAGTCATGATTCAGACTGGAGCAATCTTTTTACGCTGTTTCGTAGACAGGTTAAAAATAGCTATACCGAAACACGAAATGCGGCAGACTATGCAGCTATGCTGAACATTTCCTACAAGCATCTCAATACCATCTGCAAAGCAATGGCAGGCAAGACTGCTAAAGAATTTATTGATACGTATGTTGTTCTGGAAATAAAGCGCCAATTGTCCATGTTTACCATCTCAACGAAAGAACTGGCTTTTCAAATTGGTTTTGACGAACCTACAAATCTTGTTAAATTTTTCAAAAAACATACGCGCTATACCCCACAGCAGTTTAAAACAGCTTTTTTAAGTTAG
- a CDS encoding rubredoxin: MADLKDMYQCQVSNCGYVYDPDKGEPKTNTPPGTAFKDLPDDWKCPFCGSSKKTFRPLAGPGSVIEEGS, translated from the coding sequence ATGGCTGACTTAAAAGATATGTACCAGTGTCAGGTAAGCAACTGCGGATATGTATACGATCCTGACAAAGGAGAACCAAAAACCAACACCCCTCCTGGAACAGCTTTCAAAGACCTTCCTGACGATTGGAAGTGCCCTTTTTGCGGTTCTTCGAAAAAAACATTCAGGCCACTAGCAGGTCCAGGATCAGTTATTGAAGAAGGCAGCTAA
- a CDS encoding type III secretion system chaperone — protein MHHMDHLAQLSTALNTPELVWEPDGTCMLSLDNNAIQLEKITDTRTLFRGIVGQLPPSTSAELLENILTANLTLQAASGIVFAFEPESRSLILQGELESDPTQLDCITFCEVFIEAIEFNQNVLEKYSDTITDTAIDTITAPQHFLKV, from the coding sequence ATGCATCATATGGACCATCTTGCACAACTATCTACAGCCTTAAATACTCCTGAATTGGTCTGGGAGCCGGACGGAACATGCATGTTATCACTTGATAACAACGCAATACAACTGGAAAAAATAACAGATACCCGTACGTTGTTCCGTGGCATTGTTGGACAGCTTCCCCCTTCTACTTCTGCCGAATTGCTTGAAAATATTCTTACAGCCAACCTCACACTTCAAGCAGCCTCTGGCATTGTTTTTGCCTTTGAACCAGAAAGCAGGTCACTCATTCTTCAAGGAGAATTAGAGTCTGACCCAACACAACTGGATTGCATTACATTTTGTGAAGTTTTCATCGAAGCCATTGAATTCAACCAGAACGTCTTAGAAAAATACAGTGACACAATCACTGATACAGCTATTGATACAATTACTGCTCCGCAACATTTCTTAAAGGTATAG
- a CDS encoding 4Fe-4S binding protein → MNIAEIYNMFDQIGCLTFATIENGIPQTRIAHLFAYDAEGLYFRTMITKPFYKQLTDSKKVSICGMFPSTSISHDDQGMPYFPPGYTIRVTGDVIEVPFDTLRKKAENNELFQLGVKDIEKYPAMVTFCLHKAWGEIFDFDFEMEKRSHKLLRTSFSIGGLQNPAPTVRITEKCISCGKCFKRCSFKAIIKHEDTYRIDPKRCDVCGDCYMACPVKAIEYLNTDLINTQKSDGCDDCCMFCSTKRNESL, encoded by the coding sequence ATGAATATTGCTGAAATCTACAATATGTTTGACCAAATAGGCTGCTTAACCTTTGCAACTATTGAAAATGGTATTCCACAGACTCGAATTGCTCACCTTTTTGCTTACGACGCCGAAGGGTTATATTTTCGAACAATGATTACGAAACCATTTTACAAGCAGTTAACCGACTCAAAGAAGGTTTCCATCTGTGGTATGTTTCCCTCAACGTCCATCAGTCATGATGATCAGGGAATGCCTTACTTTCCTCCAGGCTATACAATCCGTGTGACTGGCGATGTTATTGAAGTACCTTTTGATACGCTCAGAAAGAAAGCTGAAAACAATGAATTGTTTCAGCTTGGTGTGAAAGATATTGAAAAATATCCTGCTATGGTCACATTCTGCCTTCATAAGGCGTGGGGGGAGATTTTTGACTTTGATTTCGAAATGGAAAAACGCTCCCATAAACTATTACGCACATCATTCTCTATTGGAGGACTTCAAAATCCCGCGCCTACGGTCCGAATCACTGAAAAATGTATCTCTTGTGGTAAGTGTTTTAAAAGATGCTCATTTAAAGCCATTATCAAACATGAAGATACTTATCGAATTGATCCGAAAAGATGTGACGTATGCGGTGATTGCTACATGGCTTGCCCTGTGAAAGCTATCGAGTATCTAAATACAGACCTAATCAACACCCAAAAAAGTGATGGATGCGACGATTGCTGCATGTTTTGTTCTACGAAGAGAAATGAGTCTCTATAA
- a CDS encoding lipase family protein, giving the protein MNSTTSVTNTLQTQLGVTIGKPSTENNQNETSISVTGNKIKGRLLGIFQNLKGIKNLSYFQQHRSSDVKSQAILLRSISAKYHDSEKTASITNEFGLNNGGINPKPLTTRTLDKLLTKLEGIETTAVAPKPTTRAEAGQVAIDASIASFPYHGKLDSINAAEINFFGKATGWDSARELTRNIGKLTKMDNIGHQGLIFDKKSGLTAYVMQNPAQKELRIVFGGTSSGKNFGGLWSRQAHNLGFVKHQWGANKANATNYKIPESYKQAAQITQDVIDMIKHDPVYKEYSVVTSGHSKGGGEAAFAALKSTGQSKTDGTTTPTKAICFSSAEFGRGIIDSLSEQEKTKALDSITHYNIAGDLVPKMGKLLTGLSHFGKIVTLPASGRIPGPLDRHDKFNKQIMQYALRQSV; this is encoded by the coding sequence ATGAATTCAACCACATCTGTTACCAATACATTACAGACTCAGCTTGGCGTTACCATTGGGAAGCCTTCCACAGAAAATAACCAAAACGAAACCTCCATTTCTGTCACCGGTAATAAGATTAAAGGACGTCTCCTTGGTATTTTTCAAAATTTAAAAGGCATAAAAAATCTATCGTATTTTCAGCAACACCGCAGTAGCGATGTTAAATCACAAGCTATTTTACTACGTAGCATTTCTGCAAAATATCATGACAGTGAAAAGACCGCTTCTATCACCAACGAATTTGGACTAAACAATGGAGGAATTAATCCAAAGCCCCTGACAACACGCACCCTGGATAAGCTCCTTACTAAATTAGAGGGGATAGAAACTACTGCTGTAGCTCCTAAGCCAACAACACGTGCAGAAGCTGGACAAGTTGCGATTGATGCTTCGATTGCAAGCTTCCCGTACCACGGCAAACTTGATTCCATTAATGCTGCGGAAATAAATTTTTTTGGCAAAGCAACAGGTTGGGATTCTGCGCGAGAACTTACTCGGAATATAGGAAAACTCACCAAAATGGATAATATTGGTCATCAAGGCTTAATTTTTGATAAAAAATCTGGCCTTACTGCGTATGTTATGCAAAATCCGGCTCAAAAAGAGTTGCGTATTGTATTTGGTGGCACTTCATCCGGTAAAAACTTTGGTGGCTTATGGTCACGTCAAGCCCATAATCTTGGCTTTGTAAAACATCAATGGGGAGCTAACAAAGCGAATGCCACAAATTATAAAATCCCAGAAAGCTACAAACAAGCAGCTCAAATAACACAAGATGTTATTGATATGATTAAACACGATCCAGTGTATAAAGAATATTCTGTTGTTACTTCTGGACATTCCAAAGGTGGTGGCGAAGCTGCTTTTGCTGCACTTAAAAGTACTGGGCAAAGCAAAACAGACGGCACAACAACACCAACAAAAGCGATTTGCTTTTCCAGCGCAGAATTTGGACGAGGAATTATTGACTCTTTAAGCGAGCAGGAAAAAACGAAAGCGCTGGATAGTATTACCCATTACAATATCGCCGGTGATCTTGTTCCCAAAATGGGAAAACTCCTTACCGGGCTAAGTCATTTTGGTAAGATTGTTACACTACCCGCAAGCGGTCGCATTCCCGGCCCGCTGGATAGACACGACAAGTTTAATAAGCAAATTATGCAGTATGCTTTGCGGCAGAGTGTCTAA